The sequence below is a genomic window from Brevibacillus laterosporus.
CTATCACAAATAATCGTTTGGATGTCTTTTATGTCTGTAATTTTAATAAAACTTTGTACGTCTAATTTGGACTGATCACACAACACAATACACTCATTTGAATTCTCCAAAAATTTGCGAACTAAAAAGGCTCGTTCAGCATCATGATGACTCATGCCCTTTTGTAAGGATAGCCCATCTACACACAAGAAAGCTTTATCTGCATGAAAATAGTCCATCATTTTCTCGGTCATTAGTCCACATACACGAGCATGCTTCGGATGTACCTTTCCACCTAAAAAATATATATCTCCTGTAAAATCATCCTTCTTTTCATGAATAAAAAAGGCTTGCAATAATCGAACGGAACTGGTGATTATCGTCACGTTTTGTTTTTCTAATAAATAGGGCAACATATATAGTGAAATGATTCCATCATCTAGTATTACGTTCTCACCATGTTGAACCATTTGCGCTGCTGCTTGCGCTATTCCTTTTACACTACTGAGGCAAATTTCTGGGTCATCTTTATAAGAAAGTAACTCAACGTCTCCCCCCATTTTTACGGCTCCTCCATAGACACGCTTGAGCCTCTGTTCCTGTTCTAGCTCTTCTAAATACCGACGTACTGATTCTGAGGATACTTGTAGCTTTTCTACTAACTCTATTGTTTTTACTTTTCCTTCTTGTTGTAGTAATGCTAAGATGAGCTCCTTTCGTTCCTCTCCTATTAAAGACACACCAAACCGCCCCTTTTCGCCTCTTTTTGTTATTGTAACTCAACTTTTGTTTTTCTGATAGACTTTTGCTTAGATAGTAGAGCGTCTCCTACTGTAAGGAGCCAGCAGATCATCGTTATGATGTTTTTTTCCTATCATACTTCATAAATAATCGCTTTACAAACTTTTGTTTAAATGATAAACTTTTGTTGAAAGGAGGAGTGTCACATGGATAAAGAACAAAAAATCTTGCACTATATCCGTTTGAATCCCTTCATCAGTCAACAAGATTTAGCGAATAAAATGGGCATTTCCCGTTCAGCGGTAGCAGGGTATATTGCCACAATGATGAAACAAGGCCAGATTAAAGGAAGAGCCTACGTTTTAAAAGAAGAAGCTTCCATCACTTGCCTTGGGGGAGCCAATCTGGATCGCAAGGCTCGCAGTAAACAACACGTCAAACTGCACTCTTCCAATCCAGTCAGCATCTCTTCATCATGTGGAGGGGTTGCCAGAAACATTGCCGAAAATTTGGGTCGCCTTGGTTGTGTCACCTCACTTATTACAAGCGTAGGTAACGACAAGGAGGGCGAATGGGTTCTTGCCGAAACCAAACAACACGGCGTAGACGTTAGTCAATCCTGGATGCTCTCTGCTGAACAAACAGGTACTTACACAGCTCTACTTGATGTAGATGGTGAAATGTTCGTCTCCCTTGCCAACATGGATATTTATGAAAAAGTAACAACCGAGATGATTGCAGAGAAATGGACTCATATCGTTGCTTCCGACATTGTGCTTCTAGATACGAACTTACCTGAGGAAGTTTTGGCATACATGATTACACGTTGCCATGATGAGAACATCACTTTGTATATCGATCCCGTCTCTTCAGCCAAAGCAATGAAACTACCAGATTCTCTCAAGGGTGTCACAAGCATTTTACCTAATCAGGAAGAAGCTGAGATTCTATCTGGTATGAAAATTAACAATGTAGAAGATGTCAAAACAGCATGCCAGTTGATTCGAAAACGTGGTGTTCTCCATGTCATCGTAACCATGGGTGAACAAGGTATTTTTGTCTCATCCGCTGAACATGAAGTTTTACTTCCACCATATCCAGTTGATGTAGTTGATGTAACCGGTGCTGGTGATGCCTTCGCCTCGGGTCTGTTGCATGGTGTTCTACATGGTGAAGAAATATTAGACGCTTGCCGCTTAGGTCTTGCTGCATCAGCTCTTACGTTAGTAACAGAACAATCGGTCTCTCCCGAATTACAACCGGAAAAACTATATCAGTTCGTAAAGGAGAATGCACAATGAAAAACTACCTAACTTTTACTGAAGAGGTTGCACACGCCCTAGAAAATAAATTACCGATCGTCGCTTTGGAAACAACTATTATCTCTCACGGAATGCCTTACCCACAAAACATTGAAATGGCTAAAAAAGTAGAGCAAATCATCCGCGATAATGGTGCCGTACCAGCTACTATTGGTATCATGGATGGTAAAATTAAAATTGGTCTAAACGATCAAGAATTAGAAGAATTCGCTACTAACAAATCCGTTGAAAAAGTAAGTCGTCGTGACTTCCCTTACGTCTTGGCAACAGGTAAAATTGGAGCGACAACTGTTGCAGGAACTATGATTGCTGCTGAACTAGCTGGTATCGAAATGTTTGCTACAGGTGGTATTGGTGGGGTTCACCGCGATGGAGAAGTTACGTGGGACGTATCTGCTGACCTAACAGAGCTAGCTAATACTAGCGTAGCCGTGGTTTGCGCAGGTTGCAAATCCATCCTAGATATCGGACGTACATTAGAATACCTAGAAACGCAAGGGGTACCAGTTGTTGGTTACAAAACAGACGAGTTCCCTTCCTTCTACTCCCGTAAGAGTGGCTACGGCGTAGACTACAAATTGGACACGCCAGATTCAGTAGCTGCAGTGATGGACATGAAATGGAAGCTAGGCATGCATGGTGGAATGGTAATCTCCAACCCTGTACCAGAAGAATCTGCTCTTCCATATGATCAGATTGAATCTGTAAT
It includes:
- a CDS encoding DeoR/GlpR transcriptional regulator is translated as MSLIGEERKELILALLQQEGKVKTIELVEKLQVSSESVRRYLEELEQEQRLKRVYGGAVKMGGDVELLSYKDDPEICLSSVKGIAQAAAQMVQHGENVILDDGIISLYMLPYLLEKQNVTIITSSVRLLQAFFIHEKKDDFTGDIYFLGGKVHPKHARVCGLMTEKMMDYFHADKAFLCVDGLSLQKGMSHHDAERAFLVRKFLENSNECIVLCDQSKLDVQSFIKITDIKDIQTIICDREIPEDWADKCQEWQVKWLVASQV
- a CDS encoding winged helix-turn-helix transcriptional regulator; this encodes MDKEQKILHYIRLNPFISQQDLANKMGISRSAVAGYIATMMKQGQIKGRAYVLKEEASITCLGGANLDRKARSKQHVKLHSSNPVSISSSCGGVARNIAENLGRLGCVTSLITSVGNDKEGEWVLAETKQHGVDVSQSWMLSAEQTGTYTALLDVDGEMFVSLANMDIYEKVTTEMIAEKWTHIVASDIVLLDTNLPEEVLAYMITRCHDENITLYIDPVSSAKAMKLPDSLKGVTSILPNQEEAEILSGMKINNVEDVKTACQLIRKRGVLHVIVTMGEQGIFVSSAEHEVLLPPYPVDVVDVTGAGDAFASGLLHGVLHGEEILDACRLGLAASALTLVTEQSVSPELQPEKLYQFVKENAQ
- a CDS encoding pseudouridine-5'-phosphate glycosidase, producing MKNYLTFTEEVAHALENKLPIVALETTIISHGMPYPQNIEMAKKVEQIIRDNGAVPATIGIMDGKIKIGLNDQELEEFATNKSVEKVSRRDFPYVLATGKIGATTVAGTMIAAELAGIEMFATGGIGGVHRDGEVTWDVSADLTELANTSVAVVCAGCKSILDIGRTLEYLETQGVPVVGYKTDEFPSFYSRKSGYGVDYKLDTPDSVAAVMDMKWKLGMHGGMVISNPVPEESALPYDQIESVILQALAEAKENNIAGKKVTPFLLSKVKELTAGKSLETNIALVYHNAEVAAKVAVAFKNKQNQ